One genomic region from Salvia hispanica cultivar TCC Black 2014 chromosome 2, UniMelb_Shisp_WGS_1.0, whole genome shotgun sequence encodes:
- the LOC125208230 gene encoding hexokinase-1-like, producing the protein MGKVAVGVAVIGAAAVVAGAALVVRQRMKNSGRWACARALVKEFEEKCGTPDARLKQIADALTVEMHAGLASEGGSKLKMLISYVDNLPTGDEEGIFYALDLGGTNFRVLRVELGGRERGVVHQEFAEASIPPALMSGSSDALFDFIAEKLASFVADEERIYEQPAGKERELGFTFSFPVMQNSINSGTLIRWTKGFSIDDTVGQDVVVEITKALKRKGVDMRVAALINDTIGTLAGGRHSDPDVSVAVILGTGSNAAYVERAQAIPKWHGPLPKSGEMAINMEWGNFRSSHLPLTEYDSAMDVESLNPGEQIFEKLISGMYLGEILRRVLLRLAEEACFFGDEVPAKLKSPFILRTPELSAMHHDTSPDLKVVDDKLKSILEISHTSVKKRRVVVELINIISSRGARLAAAGILGVLKKLGKDVNKEKTIIAMDGGLYEHYTEYRKCLESTVFDLLGDTTGTRVVFEHYVDGSGIGAALIAASHSLYLEEKF; encoded by the exons ATGGGGAAGGTAGCTGTCGGGGTGGCGGTGATCGGGGCCGCAGCGGTGGTGGCCGGTGCGGCGCTGGTGGTGCGTCAGCGGATGAAGAACTCTGGGAGGTGGGCGTGTGCGAGGGCGTTGGTGAAGGAATTCGAGGAGAAATGTGGGACCCCCGACGCCAGATTGAAGCAGATTGCAGACGCCCTTACTGTTGAAATGCATGCTGGTTTGGCTTCTGAGGGCGGCAGCAAGCTCAAGATGCTCATCAGCTATGTCGATAATCTCCCCACtgg TGATGAGGAAGGAATCTTTTATGCACTAGATCTTGGTGGGACAAACTTCCGTGTATTGCGCGTTGAGCTAGGAGGCAGGGAGCGTGGCGTTGTCCATCAGGAATTTGCCGAGGCATCAATCCCCCCAGCGCTGATGAGTGGGAGCTCGGAC GCACTTTTTGACTTTATCGCGGAGAAGCTTGCTTCATTTGTGGCTGACGAAGAACGAATTTATGAACAGCCTGCTGGGAAGGAGAGGGAGTTAGGTTTCACTTTCTCGTTCCCGGTGATGCAGAACTCGATAAATTCTGGAACTCTAATTAGGTGGACGAAAGGATTCTCTATTGATGACACG GTTGGCCAAGATGTGGTAGTTGAAATAACGAAAGCCCTGAAGAGAAAGGGCGTTGATATGCGGGTGGCTGCATTG ATTAATGATACGATCGGGACATTAGCAGGAGGGAGACATTCTGATCCAGATGTCTCTGTTGCTGTAATATTGGGCACTGGATCGAATGCTGCATATGTCGAACGTGCTCAAGCCATCCCTAAATGGCACGGTCCTTTGCCTAAATCTGGAGAAATG GCGATAAACATGGAGTGGGGCAACTTCAGATCGTCGCATCTCCCACTGACTGAGTATGACAGCGCAATGGATGTTGAAAGCCTGAATCCGGGTGAACAG ATATTCGAGAAGCTAATTTCTGGGATGTACTTGGGAGAAATTTTACGCCGCGTTTTGCTTAGGTTGGCTGAGGAAGCATGCTTTTTTGGCGATGAAGTTCCGGCCAAACTCAAAAGTCCATTCATTTTGAG GACACCTGAATTGTCGGCTATGCATCACGATACATCGCCTGATCTGAAGGTGGTTGATGACAAACTGAAGAGTATACTGGAG ATATCTCATACCTCGGTGAAGAAGAGGCGGGTTGTGGTGGAGCTCATCAACATAATATCGTCGCGTGGGGCCCGCCTTGCAGCCGCGGGGATCTTGGGGGTGCTGAAGAAGTTGGGGAAGGACGTTAACAAGGAGAAGACTATAATAGCCATGGATGGCGGGTTGTACGAGCACTACACGGAGTACAGGAAGTGCTTGGAGAGCACGGTGTTCGATCTGCTCGGGGACACAACTGGAACAAGGGTCGTGTTCGAGCACTACGTTGACGGGTCGGGCATCGGCGCAGCCCTCATCGCTGCCTCCCATTCACTTTATCTCGAAGAGAAGTTTTGA
- the LOC125205912 gene encoding protein PAF1 homolog has translation MASYRPFHPPPHSSFAPPPPSNPNSLPPPPPAAPRGGSQYSQNWGTYSGGDGSNYNYQLPGYGSSSSQQHFNPPAPQQQPYQFPPPPPPPPPELSSYPPPPPPPPPQSAPAAAMYYPSSQYSQFNQPPPPPARPSSPPPPPPPLQPSSPPPLPSSAPLSTGASRESRQPNPAASSRKEHKPPLSNKRPGGRIETEEERRVRKKREFEKHKQEEKHKQHLRESQNKVLQKTQMLASGAKGHGLISGSHMGDRKSTPLLGGDRIENRLKKPTTFLCKLKFRNELPDPSAKMKLLSLKRDPDRYCKYQITSLEKNWKPQLHVEPDLGIPLDLLDLSVYNPPKGERIPLKPEDEELLRDDEPITPSKTDGIKKKERPTDKGVSWLVKTQYISPLSMESTKQSLTEKQAKELREYRGRSLLENLNSRDRKIQDIVATFEACKTKPVHTVNRHLQPRRILPLLPDFNRYEDHFVVATFDSAPTVDSEIYRKLTAADRDEYEQKAIMRSYASTSTDSERPNGFLAYMVPSVDEIEKDIYDETEDVSYSWVREYHCDVRGDDVDDPTTYLVSFGDTEARYLPLPNKLILRKKRAREGKSTEDVEQFPVPRSVTVRRRTNLSIKDLTEEEDYVPLNGNLNSRSGRGASMDMGPGRLRRMSSQDMEPDDYSGAEDDLSE, from the exons ATGGCGTCGTACAGGCCGTTCCATCCACCGCCGCACTCATCGTTTGCTCCGCCACCGCCGTCGAATCCGAACTCCCTGCCACCTCCACCACCAGCGGCGCCGCGCGGTGGAAGTCAGTATTCGCAGAATTGGGGGACCTACAGCGGCGGCGATGGCTCGAATTACAATTACCAGCTTCCAGGCTATGGATCATCGTCATCACAGCAGCATTTTAACCCTCCAGCCCCTCAACAGCAGCCGTATCAATTTCCgcctcctccacctccacctccaccggAGTTATCTTCTTACccgcctccacctccacctccaccgccACAATCTGCCCCAGCAGCCGCAATGTACTACCCGTCATCTCAGTATTCACAGTTTAATCAGCCACCACCTCCACCGGCTCGTCCTTcgtctcctcctcctccacctcctccttTGCAGCCGTCATCGCCTCCACCATTACCTTCTTCCGCGCCTCTTTCCACGGGTGCAAGCAGGGAGAGTAGGCAACCCAATCCGGCCGCATCATCTAGGAAGGAGCATAAGCCACCACTGAGTAATAAACGACCGGGTGGGCGGATTGAGACTGAGGAGGAGAGAAGGGTAAGAAAGAAGAGGGAGTTTGAAAAGCACAAGCAAGAGGAGAAACACAAGCAACATCTCCGAGAGTCACAGAATAAAGTGCTGCAGAAGACCCAAATGCTGGCCTCCGGGGCCAAGGGCCATGGCTTGATTAGTGGATCTCATATGGGTGACAGAAAGAGCACTCCATTGTTAGGTGGTGATAGAATCGAAAACCGGCTGAAGAAGCCAACAACCTTCCTCTGCAAGTTGAA GTTCCGGAATGAACTACCTGATCCGTCTGCAAAGATGAAGCTTTTGTCATTAAAAAGGGACCCCGATAG ATACTGTAAATATCAAATCACATCGTTGGAGAAGAACTGGAAACCTCAGCTACATGTTGAACCTGATCTTGGAATACCTCTGGACCTTCTTGACCTGAGTGTATACAA TCCTCCAAAGGGTGAAAGGATACCCCTCAAGCCTGAGGATGAGGAGTTGTTACGTGATGATGAACCTATAACCCCGAGTAAGACTGATGgcattaaaaagaaagaaaggcCTACAGACAAAGGTGTCTCTTGGCTTGTTAAAACTCAGTACATATCACCTCTCAGTATGGAGTCCACTAAGCAG TCTTTGACTGAAAAACAAGCAAAGGAATTGCGAGAATATCGAGGTCGGAGCCTCTTGGAGAACCTCAACAGTAG gGATAGGAAAATTCAGGATATTGTGGCGACGTTTGAGGCATGCAAGACCAAGCCTGTTCATACAGTTAATCGACATCTACAGCCGAGAAGGATCCTCCCACTTTTACCTGATTTTAACAG gTATGAGGACCACTTCGTGGTTGCTACTTTTGATAGTGCTCCAACCGTGGATTCAGAAATCTACAGAAAATTGACTGCAGCTGATCGTGACGAGTACGAACAGAAA GCAATCATGAGAAGTTATGCGTCAACAAGCACGGACTCAGAAAGACCCAATGGATTCTTAGCATACATGGTGCCATCAGTAGACGAG ATAGAGAAGGACATATACGATGAAACTGAAGATGTCTCATATTCATGGGTCCGCGAGTATCACTGCGAT GTTCGAGGTGATGATGTGGATGATCCAACAACCTACCTTGTGTCGTTTGGTGATACAGAAGCCAGATACCTG CCCCTTCCAAACAAGCTAATCTTAAGGAAAAAGCGTGCCAGAGAGGGAAAATCAACCGAGGATGTGGAGCAATTTCCGGTGCCTAGGTCAGTAACAGTAAGGAGGCGAACCAACTTATCTATTAAAGACTTGACAGAGGAAGAG GATTATGTACCGTTGAACGGTAATCTAAACTCGAGAAGTGGAAGGGGTGCCAGCATGGATATGGGACCCGGTCGCTTGCGTAGGATGAGTAGTCAGGACATGGAACCTGATGATTACAGCGGCGCTGAGGATGATTTATCTGAATAG
- the LOC125205200 gene encoding protein CHUP1, chloroplastic-like, producing MKIKGSKEVATNMNFGLTVALSLGGALFTYLKIKNIKLPPGDFRNVDSRDENGEIKNDDQSDVVSSSSLEISNRVKMLEEKERKLELRLFEFYGIKEQETAVIVLQNRLRLNTMEAKLKIESLMLDNKRLEAQAADHANATAELQAANAKIKMLRKKLKSEGQKNVEMKMQLEEACELRLELEEMKKCNEVFKLENIELAQKLEYVQMLAVDNEEMAELKEESHRLQQENKDLKDEMQRLNATDLEELVFLRWINTCIRKNYEPVSGKNLSPKSEKKVKKLLLEYANKQGKSIDSNYLESDQWSSSQSQASCMTEEREDLHLDLPPSSAKPKLFGKLRRLLLGKSSSRQSPTQSGESLPGRLSCEYPAGSPRVVEAGGHDINEILSRSSSRRSFEISRSYSRGGAATAAATSKYSFRSLYESIA from the exons atgaaaatcaaaggaTCAAAGGAGGTGGCCACAAATATGAATTTTGGGTTGACCGTGGCCTTGTCCCTCGGTGGGGCCCTTTTCACCtatctcaaaattaaaaacatcaaACTTCCTCCAG GTGATTTTAGAAATGTCGATTCAAGAGATGAAAATGGAGAGATCAAGAACGATGATCAG AGCGACGTCGTTTCATCGAGCAGTTTAGAGATCAGCAATCGAGTCAAAATGCTCGAGGAGAAGGAGAGGAAGCTTGAGCTCCGGCTCTTCGAATTCTACGGTATCAAGGAGCAAGAAACTGCGGTGATCGTGCTCCAAAACCGCCTTCGTTTGAACACCATGGAGGCGAAGCTCAAGATCGAGTCATTGATGTTGGACAATAAGCGGCTTGAAGCTCAGGCCGCGGATCATGCGAATGCCACAGCCGAGCTCCAGGCCGCCAATGCCAAGATCAAGATGCTGAGAAAGAAGCTCAAGTCGGAGGGCCAGAAGAATGTGGAGATGAAGATGCAACTCGAGGAGGCGTGCGAGTTGAGGTTGGAGTTGGAGGAGATGAAGAAGTGCAATGAGGTATTCAAGTTGGAGAACATTGAGCTCGCACAGAAGCTCGAGTACGTGCAGATGCTCGCAGTTGACAACGAAGAG ATGGCGGAGCTGAAAGAAGAGAGCCACCGTCTACAGCAAGAGAACAAAGATTTGAAAGACGAGATGCAACGGCTGAACGCGACCGACTTAGAAGAGCTCGTGTTCCTACGATGGATCAACACGTGCATCCGCAAGAACTACGAGCCGGTCTCGGGAAAGAACCTCAGCCCCAAGTCCGAGAAAAAGGTGAAGAAGCTCCTCCTCGAATACGCAAACAAACAAGGCAAGAGCATCGACTCCAACTACCTAGAATCCGACCAATGGTCGTCGTCGCAATCTCAAGCCTCGTGCATGACCGAGGAGCGCGAAGATCTGCACTTGGATCTCCCGCCCTCGTCCGCCAAGCCAAAACTCTTCGGGAAGCTGCGAAGGCTACTCCTCGGGAAAAGTTCTAGCCGGCAGAGTCCAACCCAATCCGGGGAGAGTCTCCCCGGTCGGTTGTCATGCGAATACCCGGCGGGATCACCGAGGGTGGTCGAGGCCGGGGGCCACGACATCAACGAGATCTTGTCAAGGAGCAGCTCACGCAGGTCCTTCGAAATCTCAAGGTCATACTCGCGAGGCggcgccgccaccgccgccgccactTCTAAATATTCGTTTAGGAGTTTGTATGAATCTATTGCTTGA
- the LOC125205198 gene encoding uncharacterized protein LOC125205198, whose translation MNPDDYDLSTSDGCRRALTRALFDAVNEAKAECLAQMQREQAAAATAEARVPRPIRRRTYVPREHDVPHERLFADYFAENPRWGPNVFHRRFRMSRDLFLRIVHTSEGRDEYFQYREDGIGKPGLTPLQKCTVAIRQLTYGTTTDMFDEYLHVGDTTGRERLKKFCKLVVEAFGDTYLRRPTADDCQNLMRMHETVHGFPGMLGSIGGRGPAIQYTANGRTHHMGYYMADDIYPRWPVFLKTISCPIGERRVLFVAKQESARQDVERTFGVLQSRWAIVKGPTRFWYKKVIAYVMYACTIMHKMIVEQERGHVTNWVDDEARSSSSTATSPVTRGLLTGFGSVLQRQASMRNQQDHTQLMTDMIEEVWNRSRRC comes from the exons atgaatcccgacgACTACGATTTGAGTACATCGGATGGCTGCAGACGGGCCTTGACTCGAGCCTTGTTCGACGCCGTTAATGAAGCCAAAGCGGAATGCTTGGCACAAATGCAGCGGGagcaggcggcggcggcgacggcggagGCGCGGGTCCCTCGCCCGATACGACGTCGAACGTATGTCCCCCGCGAGCACGACGTACCGCACGAACGTCTGTTCGCAGATTATTTTGCCGAGAATCCAAGGTGGGGCCCGAATGTTTTTCACCGACGTTTTAGAATGAGTCGAGATCTTTTTCTCCGCATTGTGCACACGTCGGAGGGACGTGATGAGTACTTCCAGTATCGGGAAGACGGGATCGGCAAACCCGGACTTACGCCGTTGCagaagtgcacggttgcgaTCCGCCAGTTGACCTACGGCACAACAacggatatgttcgacgagtaccttcacGTCGGGGATACAACTGGCCGCGAACGTCTCAAGAAATTTTGTAAGTTAGTTGTGGAGGCTTTTGGCGACACATATTTGCGACGCCCAACTGCTGATGATTGCCAGAACCTGATGCGGATGCACGAGACGGTGCATGGCTTCCCTGGGATGCTAGGGAGCATCGGC GGTCGCGGTCCGGCCATTCAGTACACTGCCAACGGCCGCACAcatcatatggggtactacATGGCCGATGACATATACCCAAGGTGGCCTGTTTTTTTGAAGACGATCAGCTGCCCAATTGGTGAGAGGAGAGTCTTGTTTGTGGCAAAGCAGGAGTCCGCGCGGCAGGATGTGGAGCGGActtttggggtgctccaatcgcggtgGGCAATTGTGAAAGGTCCGACGCGTTTCTGGTACAAGAAAGTCATCGCCTacgtcatgtatgcgtgcaccatcatgcataaaatgatagtcgAACAAGAACGTGGACATGTCACCAATTGGGTGGATGATGAAGCCAGATCTAGCTCCAGCACGGCGACCTCGCCTGTCACTCGAGGATTACTGACTGGCTTCGGTTCGGTTCTACAACGACAGGCCTCAATGCGCAACCAACAAGACCATACTCAGCTCATGaccgacatgattgaagaagtttggaaccGCAGCCGCCGCTGTTGA
- the LOC125205796 gene encoding NADP-dependent malic enzyme-like — translation MFSLNGTTFLNNTLAGVSKSLAQRKVSAPSVVVASVSSNGNAADRNVSVLMENTLKEMRENAPSPSQSQVTEIQPAASTVGGGVEDVYGEDTATEDQYITPWTVTVASGYPLLRDPHYNKGLAFTLKERDAHFLRGLLPPVVVSQELQVKKMMANMRQYQVPLQRYMAMMDLQERNERLFYKLLIENVEELLPVVYTPTVGEACQKYGSIFRQPQGLFISLKEKGRILEVLRNWPEKKIQVIVVTDGERILGLGDLGCQGMGIPVGKLSLYSALGGIRPSACLPVTIDVGTNNEQLLNDEFYIGLRRRRATGQEYAELLDEFMNAVKQNYGEKVLIQFEDFANHNAFDLLAKYGTTHLVFNDDIQGTASVVLAGLITALNLVGGTLSDHRFLFLGAGEAGTGIAELIALEISKQTNVPVEEARKKIFLVDSKGLIVKSRVESLQHFKRPWAHEHEPVRTLLDAVKVIKPTILIGSSGAGRTFTKEVVEAMSALNEKPVILALSNPTSQSECTAEEAYTWSEGRAIFASGSPFSPVEYNGKFYASGQANNAYIFPGFGLGLIISGAIRVHDDMLLAASEALAEQVSQENLDKGLIYPPFSNIRKISARIAARVAAKAYELGLATRLPQPEPENLEKYAESCMYSPNYRNYR, via the exons ATGTTTTCCTTGAATGGCACCACTTTTCTG AATAATACTCTGGCAGGGGTGTCGAAGAGCTTGGCGCAGAGGAAGGTATCAGCTCCAAGTGTGGTGGTAGCTTCTGTGAGCTCAAATGGCAACGCTGCAGACCGAAACGTCAGCGTTTTGATGGAGAATACTCTCAaggagatgagagagaatgcTCCCTCCCCTTCACAGTCGCAGGTGACGGAGATTCAACCAGCAGCATCTACTGTCGGCGGCGGGGTGGAAGATGTGTACGGAGAGGATACCGCCACCGAGGATCAGTACATCACCCCTTGGACTGTCACTGTAGCTAG TGGATATCCATTGCTGCGTGATCCACACTACAACAAAGGCCTCGCCTTTACTCTAAAAGAAAGGGATGCCCACTTTTTACGTGGCCTTCTCCCGCCAGTGGTTGTAAGCCAAGAGCTCCAG GTTAAGAAAATGATGGCCAACATGCGCCAATACCAAGTGCCTTTGCAGAGATACATGGCTATGATGGATCTCCAG GAGAGAAATGAGAGACTGTTTTACAAGCTTCTCATTGAAAACGTTGAGGAGCTGCTTCCCGTAGTCTACACTCCGACTGTTGGGGAAGCGTGTCAAAAGTATGGGAGCATTTTCAGACAGCCCCAGGGCCTCTTCATCAGTCTGAAAGAAAA GGGAAGAATACTGGAGGTATTGAGAAACTGGCCTGAGAAGAAGATCCAAGTTATTGTGGTGACAGATGGTGAGCGGATTTTAGGTCTTGGAGATCTTGGCTGCCAG GGAATGGGGATACCCGTTGGGAAGCTTTCATTGTATTCAGCTCTTGGCGGCATTCGTCCTTCTGCT TGCTTGCCTGTGACCATTGATGTGGGAACGAACAATGAGCAGTTGTTGAATGATGAATTTTATATCGGACTCAGGAGAAGGCGGGCAACTGGACAG GAGTATGCAGAGCTCTTAGATGAGTTTATGAATGCAGTGAAGCAGAATTACGGAGAAAAAGTTCTAATCCAG TTTGAAGATTTTGCAAACCACAATGCTTTTGATCTCCTTGCCAAGTATGGAACTACCCATCTCGTGTTCAATGACGATATTCAG GGTACAGCATCTGTGGTCCTTGCTGGTTTGATAACAGCACTCAATTTAGTCGGGGGTACCTTGTCTGATCATAGATTCTTGTTCCTTGGAGCTGGAGAG GCTGGCACTGGTATTGCAGAGCTCATAGCACTTGAAATATCAAAGCAG ACGAATGTCCCTGTGGAAGAGGCTCGTAAGAAGATCTTTCTGGTCGACTCAAAG GGTTTGATTGTTAAATCTCGTGTTGAGTCGCTTCAACATTTTAAGAGGCCATGGGCGCATGAACATGAACCTGTCAGAACTTTGTTAGATGCTGTGAAG GTCATCAAGCCAACAATATTAATAGGATCATCAGGAGCAGGGAGAACCTTCACAAAAGAAGTGGTCGAAGCAATGTCCGCTTTAAATGAG AAACCCGTCATTCTCGCTTTGTCAAACCCAACCTCACAGTCTGAGTGTACGGCTGAGGAAGCTTATACATGGAGCGAG GGTCGAGCTATTTTCGCTAGTGGGAGCCCGTTTAGCCCGGTCGAATATAATGGCAAATTTTATGCATCTGGCCAG GCAAACAATGCGTACATCTTTCCCGGATTTGGTCTCGGTTTGATAATCTCTGGCGCCATCCGTGTTCACGATGATATGCTTCTCGCAGCTT CGGAAGCACTAGCAGAACAGGTTAGCCAAGAGAACTTAGATAAAGGGCTCATATATCCACCATTTTCCAACATCAGGAAGATTTCAGCCCGAATCGCAGCCAGAGTAGCAGCGAAAGCCTATGAACTCG GTTTGGCAACTCGTTTGCCGCAGCCAGAGCCGGAGAACCTTGAAAAATATGCCGAAAGCTGTATGTACAGCCCCAACTACCGCAACTACCGTTAA
- the LOC125204112 gene encoding dof zinc finger protein DOF3.1-like: MSSHVTSNLTQKFQLERDFCSDCQFISLSLSSFCMYCMHRVCIYHDVGSSLSRGIPQIFHITTFNFHPQFSKPSSQIFNFPSKNPIFFNNQKKMQQQPQFPEQEQLKCPRCDSHNTKFCYYNNYNLSQPRHFCRSCKRYWTKGGTLRNIPVGGGSRKTSKRSSSETSSATSKRPAVDVSPSPPPKDGKSSDQDKAGEVFDTLPLRGENFSGQFDSLSFSSLLGSGGDHFDALLGPNGPAHFDEAGSGQDANPGLDVSGDGDEFLNLQGGGGGGDWPDLAIYTPSSNFQ; this comes from the coding sequence ATGAGTAGTCATGTCACGTCAAACCTCACCCAAAAATTCCAACTTGAGAGAGACTTCTGTAGTGATTGTCaattcatctctctctctctctcctcgtTTTGTATGTATTGTATGCATCGTGTATGTATATATCATGATGTCGGATCGTCTCTCTCACGCGGAATCCCACAGATCTTTCACATCACCACCTTCAATTTTCACCCCCAATTCTCCAAACCCTCATCGCAGATCTTCAATTTCCCAtccaaaaatccaatctttttcaacaaccaaaaaaaaatgcagcAGCAGCCTCAATTCCCGGAGCAGGAGCAGCTGAAATGCCCTCGCTGCGATTCCCACAACACCAAATTCTGCTACTACAACAACTACAACCTCTCCCAGCCTCGCCATTTCTGCCGCAGCTGCAAGCGCTACTGGACCAAAGGCGGCACCTTGCGGAACATCCCCGTCGGCGGCGGCTCTCGCAAGACCTCCAAGCGGAGCTCCTCCGAAACCTCCTCCGCCACCTCCAAACGCCCCGCCGTAGACGTATCCCCCTCCCCGCCGCCCAAAGACGGAAAAAGCAGCGATCAGGACAAGGCCGGCGAGGTGTTCGACACATTGCCGCTGAGAGGAGAGAATTTCAGTGGGCAATTTGATAGCTTGAGCTTCAGCTCTTTGCTGGGCTCAGGCGGGGACCACTTCGACGCTTTGCTGGGCCCTAATGGGCCGGCCCATTTCGACGAAGCGGGTTCGGGCCAGGATGCGAATCCGGGTTTGGACGTTTCCGGTGATGGTGATGAGTTCTTGAATTTGcagggcggcggcggcggcggagattGGCCGGATCTTGCAATTTACACACCTAGCTCGAATTTTCAGTAG